The DNA segment TCCACACCCAATGCCGTTGCCATATGCGTCTTGCCTGTGCCTACGGCACCCATTAAGAGTAAATTCTCCTTGCGCTCTAACCATTCCAATCCCTGAATTTTCTCTGGACTGCTGCCGTTCGGAAAAGTGATATGGTCATAGGCATACCCCTCAAAGGTCTTAATATGCGGAAATCCTGCCTGCTGGACGAGCTTTCCCAGCTTGGCACGGCGGCGTCCGTCCAGTTCCGCACTTAGAATCTGTTCCACAATGCTTCGAATCTCTTCATTTTGTTGAAGCGATACATAGTCCATGACATGGGCCAATCGTAGCTGCCGACATAAATTGGCTAATTCTGTTGGCATGTTAGCTCACCCCCACAAGCTGGTCGTAGCGCTCAAGAGAGCCCTCCAAACGAGTTCCCGGGGGCGACAGCTTCTCCTCCCACGTAATGGGCAAGTCTCGGCTTCCATATTTCATACCAAGGATACCCGTGACGCGGGAAACTGCCGCATCCTGGCCTAGCAAAGCGATTGCCTCTTGGATCTGTTCTATGGTGTACACATCGCTCCAGTGCAACAGCGCCTGAAGGCGCTCTTTTCGCTCAGCCAGATCCTTCACCGTCACATACACGTGCAGTGTCTCCGGCAGCATGCGAAGGAACTGCGAATGTGTAACACTGCGCGGTTTTCTCAACCATCCGCTAAATACTTTCGACCACGGAACGTCCGCCGTTCGTCCCGTGTAAGGTCTAGGCACCTCCCGAATCTTCTGGTGGTGACCGTTCAGGATAACCAGACGATCCCAGAACGTTTGGATCAGCACCTCGCTACCTGGCGCAACCATTCCTAGTAACGGAATCGTCGTATCTTCAATCCGAATTTCCCCGTACTTATTGACTACCGCAGCAGCCAAGCGAAAAGCATCAAATCCATGCTCCGGCAATGTAAGGAGCTTACGTCGGTCATCCTCCCACAGATCAGCGATTCGGCGGTTTTGAGCATAATGCTTACGCTGGTGATCTTGAGTTGCCTGCTCAGCGAAATACGCGACAAGTTGTTCATGGTTTTCATAGATGGGAATGGGGACGGCCCAGTTCCTCTTAGAGTAGCCGCATTTATTTTCCACATGCCCCTTTTCATGACCGCTATACGGATTGCAGAAGACAGCTTCAAACCGGTAATGGGCACAGAATCGCAGAAAGCCTTCGGTTAATTGCCGCTCGCCTCCTTTCTCGATATGCACGACGGCGGCAGACAGGTTGTCGAACCATATCCGCTGAGGAACACCGCCCATCTGTTCGAAGCATTGCTTCATCGCTTCTAAGAAGCATTCCTGATTTTCCGCCGGTGTCGGATAAACGAATGCAGCGTTGCTATGCGGGAAAGACATCACCAGAAGTTTATATGTAAGCATTTGGTGCCCTTGGCTTACCTCAAGGGTCGTAAAGTCGACTTGAGCCTCTCCAGGCGGATGTTCTAGTCGTTCATACGTTTTGGCACGTTCCAGTTCCATTTCACTCTTTCGTTTCTGCACATAGGCTAGCACTGTACGTTGTCCGCCTGTAAATTGATGTTCGTCACGTAACCTTTGAAAAATGCGTACACCTGTATGACGTTGCTTTCGGGGGAGCAAGCGGTCCTCTTCCAACCACGTATCGACAATCTCCATAAATGCCCCCATGACTGGACTTCTACTTTTTCGTTTGGCCACAGATACATTCCAGTTAGTTTGATCGGCATATTTTTTTGCTGTTCGCCAATGAACCCCCACACGTTCAGCTATTTCATTTACAGAACAGCCTTCTACTTCGCGTAGAAATCTGATATAGTCTTGTTGAGGCATTTTCAACATCCTTTCATTTCTCCTCTCGCTACGTTGTCGCAAACATAACGATAGGATGATAATGGGATGCTGACAAGTGTCTCTTTTTTGCATCAAAGTTCGGCATTTTTACGCTGCAATATTAGGCACTTTTATTATGCAAGAAACAGATGAGAACATGATTGTAATTAAATTCTGGAAAATTATCAAATGTAATTGATACTGATTGAACTTCGATTTCTAGAAACGCTGGATCATAATTCGGGAAATTCTTCGGGATCCTCCTCACTATACAATTTAATATTTTCCCAAAAACCCTCAATTGCTCTCATTACGACTTGCATTTTATCCATCCAATTTCAAAGATGTAACTTCAATAAGACTCCCCATAAAAATACCTCCAGAAGTTTATATATGTGTTTTTTTCAAACACTTCAAATAGTATGTTTCCGAGGATTTACCATCTTTTATTCTCACTTATCTTCAAAACTTAAAACATCGTCCATAACCTCACCCTCAAGGGTTGAGAGATAATGGTACTGCGCAATCAATCGTTCATCTAATATTACGTTTAAGGTTGCCTGTACATATTCAATAGGATGATCAAATCGATAATTGATCACGAGAGCTATTCTCTCTCTTTCTAGCTTTACAACTGAAATATCGAATGTTTTAAAGGCTTCTAAAAAACTAGCTGGCTCTTCCTTTTTCCATGAGTTAACGTGATTCCAGAATCCTTTTACTGCTTTATCAAAAACCTTTTCTTTAACTTCAAAAGTCTTTAAATCCCTGGTATCCATCATCTATCACCTGTCTAGTGTTCTTACCTGTGTAGAGGGGAATAGTAAACTATATTGTGACTAATCAACCTTACCCAAAGAAAGTATATGAACCTCTAACCGTATCTTTAATTCAGATAATATTGTAATGTTCTCTGTGGATAGCTCAAATCCCATTTGTCCATACTCAGAGTTAAGATATAATCCTATAACAGCATCATTACAGGTTTGTGTAATGCGTTGTATGTTTTCTTTTTGTAGCTGATTGAGAAGTCTTGTGATTACTTCGGAAGGCTCCTCTCCCTCATTTAAAACTTCTTTATACATCCACTTATTTGAATCAGCATTTTTATTAATTGCTTCACTAATGACTTGTCCTTTTGTAATAATTTTTGTAGGGGTTATCTTTAGTATGTTATGTATTTCGTCCATAGTTAGCGAGCTATCAATAAAACTAATCGTGCAATTACCTTTTAGATTCAAAATGGCATCCCTCTCTATTGTTTAGATATTTCTATCATTTTATTGCTGAAGTGTATGAGAATTTTAGAGCCTGATGAAAAAAGAATTTCATGAGACAGGACATCCTCGTTTACATCTAGTATTTCCTCGTACCCCCAATCACCAAATCCATAAGGTCTAACTGCAGCGTCATTCTCAGAATAATCAATTTGAAGTTTAATAATCTTCTTATAAATAATTCGCCAACAACTCTCTCCGTCCGTTAATGTTATTTCTACATTAATCGGTCTTTTAATGCTTGTGTCTAGTTGATTAATTTTAACTTCGATCAGATTTGAATCATGAAAACTCCTAGAGTTATATAAATCAAATACTTGCCTAGGCAATTTATCTTTTAACTTTTGAAATCGCTGAAGGTATAGAGCTTCATTTTCATCCCATACACGGTTCGCTTCGTTTCGCTCTTCTTCATCTTCACTGTTTATCTTAGACCACAATTTGTCTGTAAAATACTGCATCTTAATCACCTCTATTATCAGATAGGCTGTAGAGTTGCTGAGCCTTATTAAATAATTTCTCTTTCAACTTTCTATCATTTTCTTGAGGGCTTGGTTTGCGAATTTCAAGTAAGGCATCATTAGAAACTGCATGCTGATCTATTGCAAATTCAAGCGATGTATACGCTCGGTATTTTAATAGTGTTACGACCTGTTCCTTGTCAAGGATTCCTCCATTTCGAACAATTTCCCTATATTTAAAAACAACCGTTTCTTTTATGAATGCCTTACTAAAAAAGATTTTTTCTAAATTTAAGATTTGATTTAATTGAATTCTGTCTGTTTTCAATGCATCAATAATTACACTTTCCAGCCCTAAATACTTACTTTCCGTAAAAGTCTCAACGATTTCTTCAAGCAAATCTTCGCTGATATACCTTGTATTCGTTTCCTCATATTTATTCTTAAAATAATTCCATGCTATATGCTCTTTCACTGATGAATCCATATCAACTAAGTGAAGAACACTATAGAGTCTAGCTAATTGTTGCTTATTAATACTTCCATTTAGCTCTAGCTGCTCGCTAAGCTCATGCTGCGAAATGATATGATTAATTTCAGCAGCCATTTCACTTAAACTTAACCGATCACAATCCAATGATTCACTAATTTTTAAAAGGAGAGTCTTGTTCATACTTCCTTCCCTTTCTAACCACCAGATGCATTTTAAGAACTAATCCAATACCAATGTTCATTCATTTGAATAATGTTACTAAAATCCTCTAAAACTTCTTTAATGCTATTCACATTTTTATCAACTACAAAAATAAAACCATTATAATTATCAAGAATTCCCCTATAAGAATAAAAGAAAAATATCGTTTTTGACTGATTAATAATAATCTCTCCACCATCTGAAAGATAACGAAATTTTGGCGGTAATAACAATAATTCGCTACCCACTTTTTGGTAGTCATTTCCCAGGCCGCCTTGCTTAATTATCTCAATAATTTCATTTCGTTTAGATTCATAGATCTTAAATTCAATCCATGCCTGGATCCGATATGGGAAGACAACGGAGTAAGCCTTCTATCAGTGAACTGAGTTTGCGAAGCTCAATCGTGATGCATGTTTGCGCAGAGAAATCATCCTTGAAGCTTTTTGGAAGTGGTTAAAAATGGACATATAACTTAGGGAAAACAATATATAAACGGTGGGGGTATCAGGAGCACACCCCTGACAAGCAAATTTGGAAGGCCAAATTCAGTGTTTCTACAACGAGACAGTTGTCCCGTGTTGCTTTTAACATTCACCTGGCCGAGAAAAAGGGGAGCGAATGGCAGCTCACCTTCAGCGTTACCCATCTTTCGGAAAATGGACTGAAAGCTCCCCCTGCATTCGTTCCCCATAATCAAAATATCACTTAGTTACCATACATCATCATTTCTCTAGCAATCGCCCGAGCAAAGGACTTGTCTTGGAAGTGAACAGTAAGCTGTTCCTCCAAGTCGCTTTGCTGCTTTACTCTGGTGTATCCCTAGGCAAATTGCCTCATATCGCGTTGAAAGACAAGCTCAGCAAATGCATATGGTTCAATTTCCTTTAACCATCTTAGACGGGAACGCGCCGCTGTGTGCATTTCCATTGAGTTTTCAATTTCATAGCAATGATAGCGGTAGATTATCCCGTCTGAATCAACAACTGTTAATATGTCGCTATTGTCATCATAATGACATGCTCGAAGCTGAATTAGGAACTAGTTCCTCTCTGTTGCTCATTACCTCGATGAGCAAGTTCGCTCCAAGCTTGAATCCATGGAGAAAGGCAGCTTCTACATGCATACTATCTACACTGTCGCACAGGTCAAAATATTCCTCTAGCTCACGAAATACTTCCTCACCTAATCGCTCACGCCATTGCTCCGTCTGTGCAGCCACCTGATGGCTTACAGTACGGTATTCCGGCTGAGACGGAACAATCACCTCATCGGGGTGAATTTGACCACGGTACATGGCTTCCAAAATGGTTTTCATGTTCATCCTCCCATTAATTCATCGCATCGCTTGAATGAGATTCCTGCACATGGTAGGATATTTATGCAGTCTGCTTATTTAAGCGGTTGCGGGATAGGAAGTAGCGGTGTTCTTCTCGGGATGCTCGCTGCTTCCTTCTTTATTTTTGGAGCTCGTCATACACCTTTTCAATCCCTTTGCGGACAATTGCAGATCGTGACGTATTCAACTTTTCGGCAGAAGCATCAAGCTTGCTCATAGTTTCCTGATCGACACGTATCTCAATCGTTTTGTTTTTGGGTTTGTCAGATGGAGGACGCCCCATCTTTTTGGAGGACATCGCTTCACCTCACTTTTTGTCCTGACAATAATATATTATTGTCAGGACAAAAAGTCAACGTAATCATTCTCGTACTAACCGTTTTTTTCGGCAAGTTAAGTATTTGCTATATAGCACTGTTTTCTCGTATTGTAGCAAGCACTGAATATGGCTGGCCATATTCGTTTTTTGGGGGCCTGCCCCTAAGTCCATTGTTTAGAGTTTGTAGTTGCTGCTCGTAAAAAACTGAAAATTGGTATTCAGCAGATTAATCTCATAACTGGCAATAGAAGCAAACTTCGTAACAAAGCTAAACACATGAAAAAAACAGTTGAAAAGTGCAACTAGTTTAATAAATTTCTTCAGTGCTTCTGCTATTCAATTATGTCAAAACTACAAAATTATTTAAATTAAATTCACTCTATCCAATAGCATCTTACAAACTCCTCCACTTTTGGTTCCTCCCACTCGGAAATGGCTTGATTCAATTCTGTCCAAGAAGCCCTTTCATAACGTGGAAGCAAGGTATTATTAGAATGATCCAAAGGGGTACTTAACGCCAAGCCAAAGGCTGACTTAATAATGTCGATTAGTCCGAGAGGTAACTCACCAATTGATTTAGGATTTATGTATTCATAAGCTGAGAATGATTTTGAAGAACCTTTCTCATAATCGTGTGGCATTTCGGCTTCAAAAGTATGTTGAAATACAAATCGACCATTATTTCTTAACCCCGCTAAATATTCCAGCTTGTGATTGATAGTTAGAACAGCTTTCAGCGCAGCAGGACTTCTTCTATCTCCTTTTGCATTTACTTCAGTAATGTCAAAATCATGTATGACGGTATACTTAACTCCAAAATTATTAAGTACATTCATTACTACATACATTGTTGGTTTTCCAGAGCAATTTACTACGGTTGTTCTATTAAATACATCTAAGTCTAAATATCCTTCTTGTGCAAGTTTCTCTCCAATAAGCCGTAGCGTCACAACTTCAGTATCGCCTTCAACTAAAATAACTTGATCAGCAAAAAATGCTTCATTCACATGTGGGTTAAATTTTAAAAGCGCTTGAAATCTTGATTTTTCATCATCTGGCAAACCGTAAATGTCTGAATCCACTTGATGAATACAAACTATCTTGTCACTATTTAGCGATACTTTAGCTAAAGTTCTATTAGGCTTAGAAAGATCAATAAAATTGGGAGAGTGTGAAGTAGCGATAACCTGGAAGTAATTATCATCGGCTAATGAATATAGAGTATCTTTAAAAATCCTTGCAATCTGGGGATGCAAATATAACTCAGGTTCTTCAATCGCAATAATTAATTGCCGTCTGAACAAGGCCTGTTCTTTAGTCTCAGTAGCATATTTGCTTTTGTATTTACGAAAACCCTTCAAAATCGAAACAATAAAAGTTCTTTGGACTCCATTACCTTGAAAATCAAGTTCCGTCTCAATTCCATTATAATTAAATAATGGATTGACAGATGTACTGACAAACTCAGCAAGAGGCTGAACGTTGACTTTGAAATTTACCTTAGTTGACGTAACATCTGTTAAAAAACTTTGGATTTCGGACTCGAAATAATTTATTTTCTCATTATCATGCTGATTGATCTTGTCTTGTAGCGCCTTTGTTTTTGTTTCTGCTTCTGTGTACTCCTCTAATGAATGAATAACCTCTTTATAGAGTGTGGTTAATGTTTTAATATTATCTGATGTGGCTTTTATTTCATCGCTAGCATTTTTTACAGCAGGAATGTAAATTACCTCAGGGAAAATATTAACAAAATGAGACGCGTTATTGCCCCCGCCCATTTTTCCCAACCATCCTTCGTCATCTAAATCGTGAGTTGGTTCTCCAACCGTTTTCGATAACCGCTTAACATCTTCTCCAAAATTATATACTGCTCTTACAATAAAGCTTTCTGTTGCTTCATGCATTGAAGCTCTTAGCCCATGCATGGCAGCCTCCTCTTCTGAAATATCAATGAACGTTGCATGAAAAGAAATAGGATTACTGGTATCATGATTATTGTAGTACTTTATATCCAATTTCTTATCAGAGCTGCCAAATTGTTTTAATGCTTGTAGCACAGTACTTTTACAACAATTGTTTGGACCTATAATGATTGATATATTTTCAACATTTACAGTTAACTCCTTGATACCTTTATAATTTCTTATCGTAAACTTGGATAATTTCATTTAGAACACCCCCAGGTTTATTTGAATCCCGTAATCGTTTACATTCGACAAAAGATTCTAACAACCTCCTTCTTTTACTAATTTGACCAAATAGCTATCGAGACTATTCTACTATCAAAATAGGATCAACTCCCCTATTTATTTTGGTTGAGAGGTTATCTGACATGCAACGGGTTGCTGAAGGCACCGGCTAAGCACAAACAAATCGAACAGAACTTTTACCCATAGTG comes from the Paenibacillus lentus genome and includes:
- a CDS encoding ribbon-helix-helix protein, CopG family, which codes for MSSKKMGRPPSDKPKNKTIEIRVDQETMSKLDASAEKLNTSRSAIVRKGIEKVYDELQK
- a CDS encoding DUF6061 family protein; the protein is MQLRACHYDDNSDILTVVDSDGIIYRYHCYEIENSMEMHTAARSRLRWLKEIEPYAFAELVFQRDMRQFA
- the istA gene encoding IS21 family transposase, with protein sequence MLKMPQQDYIRFLREVEGCSVNEIAERVGVHWRTAKKYADQTNWNVSVAKRKSRSPVMGAFMEIVDTWLEEDRLLPRKQRHTGVRIFQRLRDEHQFTGGQRTVLAYVQKRKSEMELERAKTYERLEHPPGEAQVDFTTLEVSQGHQMLTYKLLVMSFPHSNAAFVYPTPAENQECFLEAMKQCFEQMGGVPQRIWFDNLSAAVVHIEKGGERQLTEGFLRFCAHYRFEAVFCNPYSGHEKGHVENKCGYSKRNWAVPIPIYENHEQLVAYFAEQATQDHQRKHYAQNRRIADLWEDDRRKLLTLPEHGFDAFRLAAAVVNKYGEIRIEDTTIPLLGMVAPGSEVLIQTFWDRLVILNGHHQKIREVPRPYTGRTADVPWSKVFSGWLRKPRSVTHSQFLRMLPETLHVYVTVKDLAERKERLQALLHWSDVYTIEQIQEAIALLGQDAAVSRVTGILGMKYGSRDLPITWEEKLSPPGTRLEGSLERYDQLVGVS
- a CDS encoding DUF6809 family protein, whose translation is MKTILEAMYRGQIHPDEVIVPSQPEYRTVSHQVAAQTEQWRERLGEEVFRELEEYFDLCDSVDSMHVEAAFLHGFKLGANLLIEVMSNREELVPNSASSMSL
- a CDS encoding DUF4279 domain-containing protein, which encodes MNLKGNCTISFIDSSLTMDEIHNILKITPTKIITKGQVISEAINKNADSNKWMYKEVLNEGEEPSEVITRLLNQLQKENIQRITQTCNDAVIGLYLNSEYGQMGFELSTENITILSELKIRLEVHILSLGKVD
- a CDS encoding ATP-dependent nuclease, which gives rise to MKLSKFTIRNYKGIKELTVNVENISIIIGPNNCCKSTVLQALKQFGSSDKKLDIKYYNNHDTSNPISFHATFIDISEEEAAMHGLRASMHEATESFIVRAVYNFGEDVKRLSKTVGEPTHDLDDEGWLGKMGGGNNASHFVNIFPEVIYIPAVKNASDEIKATSDNIKTLTTLYKEVIHSLEEYTEAETKTKALQDKINQHDNEKINYFESEIQSFLTDVTSTKVNFKVNVQPLAEFVSTSVNPLFNYNGIETELDFQGNGVQRTFIVSILKGFRKYKSKYATETKEQALFRRQLIIAIEEPELYLHPQIARIFKDTLYSLADDNYFQVIATSHSPNFIDLSKPNRTLAKVSLNSDKIVCIHQVDSDIYGLPDDEKSRFQALLKFNPHVNEAFFADQVILVEGDTEVVTLRLIGEKLAQEGYLDLDVFNRTTVVNCSGKPTMYVVMNVLNNFGVKYTVIHDFDITEVNAKGDRRSPAALKAVLTINHKLEYLAGLRNNGRFVFQHTFEAEMPHDYEKGSSKSFSAYEYINPKSIGELPLGLIDIIKSAFGLALSTPLDHSNNTLLPRYERASWTELNQAISEWEEPKVEEFVRCYWIE